In Falco rusticolus isolate bFalRus1 chromosome 11, bFalRus1.pri, whole genome shotgun sequence, the genomic window CCACCTCACTACCTGGTGCTGCCAGTTCACCCCACTGCCTGCACCCACCTGGGCTTTCCGGAGCACCCCCAGCCACCCAGCCCTTAATCCATCAGCCCGCCTGCACCGTGGGTGCTCGCCCCTCCCGTGGGCTCCCCTCTTGGATATTTATTTCAATAAGATTATTCCTTTAGTACCAGCCTCATATTACTTTATTGCCTATCCTCAGTAATTAGCAAGGCAATTTTAGATCTGgccagctttgctgcttgtaGAAACACACCCACACCCCTTACCCATTTGCTATGGTGCTGCATCACACACATCCGCAGGGCCCCCCCTCACTGGGAGGTCACCGCAGCAGTGAGTGTGATGAAAAGCAATGTGTGCTGGCTGACTATTGATTTGCAATATACTTGGCCCAGATTGATGGCAGTGAGTGCCCAGCCTTGCTTGGGAACCCACACGTCTCCCAGGGGCTACACAGGGTCTGTGTCCATCCCAGACATGATGTATGTGCCCGCTATATCAGCCTCTTCACCCCAACCCTAATCAGACCCAGGGGCAGGTGGCAGCtgccctcccccttccccctcctcctcccccccccccggtctTATTTTATAATAACCATGTCTCAGTATAAAGATTTAATTAGAAAATCGATCTCAACATGCATAACTCATTGTTGAGCACATGAGCCCTTCACCCCTATTTCTCCCAGCTTGAATTCACTGATACCGGCATTATATGGAGGGAGCATCGTTGGTGGGAGGCACAAAGCTGATGGGCTGGGCAGCGGGGGCACTGGTGAGCCTGGAACCTCTGAGCCTTTAAAACTCACtccctattttctttttcccagcagTAAATAGAAGGGGATGCCATGCTGTCGCTGGCAGGACAAGCTCAAGGGCATGGCcgagccctgctgcagccacgcCATGGGCCAGCATGGGAGCAGTGCGGGGAGAAGGGGGTTATGTGGAGGGATGAAAGGTGATGGGAGCAACGTGTGTCCTCCAGGGCGAAGGGGTGGCCAAGCCCAGCAGAGGTCTGCAGGGCGCTGATGGTTCAGTAGTACCAGTGGCGGGATGGAGCAGGTGCTGTGCGCCCCATCTCCATTCTTTTAGGCTTCCCCTGGAAAGGGGACATCACAttcacctctgtgtcccccaGGCATCAAATGCGGGGGTGTGCTTTCAGCACCCTCTGGCAATTTCTCCAGCCCCAACTTCCCAGGGCCATACCCCTATGAGACGGAGTGCACGTGGCTGATCGTAGTGGCCGAGGGCTCCTCCGTCCTGCTCTCCTTCAGCCACTTTGAGCTGGAGTACCACGCCGCCTGCGCCTACGACTACCTCCAAGTCTACAATGGGGCTGCCCGGGACCGGGGCAACCTCCTGGGCACCTTCTGTGGCCGCAGTCCCCCGCCAcccttctcctctgcctggcaCGTCATGGCCGTCGTCTTCCGCTCTGACCGCCACGTGGCCAAGCGCGGCTTCGCTGCTGCCTACCGGAAAGGTAGTGGGGAGGGATGGCAGTGGTGGGGCGTCCGTCCATCCGTCCTCCCCCACCGTCCTCATCATCCGTACCCCCTTGCAGATGCCTGTGGCGGGCAGTTGACGGGACTGTCGGGAGAGATCACCAGCCCTCGCTACCCCGAGAGTTACCCCAACAACGCTGAGTGCCGCTGGAGCATcgggggggctggtggcagtggcCCCCTCACCCTGGTGTTTGCCGAATTCCAGCTGGAGGGGGGGCACAGCTGTGGCTTTGACTATGTGGCCCTTTTTGACGGCCCCACTGCCACCGCTCCCCATCTGGGACGCTACTgcggcagcgcccgcccgccccgcacCATCTCCTCTGCCCCGCACCTCTTCATCCTCTTCAAGTCAGACTTCAACATCGGCGGCAGGGGCTTCAAGGCCCATTTCTACTCAGGTGCGGGGGTCTCAGGGTGGTGGGGCAGTGGGAAGGATGTGGGGACAGGTCCCCATGGTGGTGGCGGTGGTGATGCTCTCCCTCCCGTGGCAGCAATAGGAGATGATAGTGGAGGGGAGCCCTTTGGGCTGAGCTCGTGGGATGATAGTGGAAGTTAAAAACCACCACGCAATGCAAATGGCCTTGCCGTGGCTGCACCAGGCCCTGGATTGCCTTTCTCCTGAGCAAGAGCTGCCCTTCTCCCTTGCTCATGCCATTCCCTGTGAATATGGGGTTTCCCCATCTGCTTTTGTAGGACTTTGGCCCCCTTGGGCATTGCCATCCTGCAAAACTGATGGGTGTCCATCAGCCACACGGAAGGCTGGGGAGCACTGAGGCGAAGGGAAGAGCATCCTTTAGGGCTAAAACAAGTGATCACTCATCTGCCAGCTCATCCAGACCCGGGGGCTTCaggtttgctttcattttattcctttcccctttttccctgAGCAGGCGAGTGCCAGGAGGTGTTCACCACTGTCAAAGGGAATTTCTCCAGCCCTCGGTACCCAAACTCCTACCCCAACAATCTCAAGTGCCAGTGGAGCAtccagctgcccccaggctACCGTGTCAAGGTCTTCTTCTTGGACATGGAGCTGGAGGGCCGGAGCAGCCTGACGGGCAGCTGTGACTATGACCACCTGGCTGCCTTCGATGGTGGTGCCGAGAACGGGTCCCTGTTGGGGCGGTGGTGCGGGCGGGAGAGCCTGGCACCCGTCACCTCCCGCAgcaaccagctgctgctggtcctCCACACTGACCGCAACACAGCCAAGAGGGGCTTCTCCATCGCCTACGTGGGAGGTAAAGTCTCATCTCACTTGGGTGCTCCTCAgtgctttatttctgttggGACATGCCTGAGACCATGTAATTGCCAGAAGGACCGTGCTGTGAAGATACCTGTCTGCAGGGGCAGAGCATGTGGCTTTTTAGGGATGGGGTGGAGGAGATGCGGTGGGTGAGTTCCAGTTCTTGCAGAGTGCGAGATGCACTTGCTCCATGTCATGTTTAGTATTCAGGAGATGCTTTCCAGCTTCTCCCCACATCTCTGCTTCTGCCATGTTCCTGCTCCTCCCTTAGGatgtgaaggagagaaaaacccAAGGGGTTTTTAGGGGACCAAAGCCCCAGGGGAGGTGACCAGCTCAAACATCACAACCCTgttccctgcttcccaggatgctccagccctgccagcacatGGCTGAGTAGGCAGACGTAAAGCATGTGCTCTCCTCCACCGGTAGCagcactgggggtgggggggtggggggacaggacCCCCGGGGTATGGCATTCCCAAATCTGCCCAGTCAGCCCTGCCGGCACgtccctgctccccactgccGGCGTGCCAATGTCCCAGACCCTGCATCCGCAGCTGGTGGGAGGAGCAGTGTGTAACCTTCCTCATGTCTTTGCCAACCTTTGCACCTCAAAAGCCAGCAAATTGATGGTGTTCGTTGTATTTCAAGATAATTACATCTGAGCTGACCTGTGTGTCAGGGATGATTCAGACAGGGGCAGCCTCGCTGGCAGGCTGgagccagagctgggctgctggacCGGCGGCGCAGGAGCTGGAGATGGCTGGCCCTGGGTTTACAAGTTTTCATCCGTCA contains:
- the CDCP2 gene encoding CUB domain-containing protein 2, whose translation is MGCTGPGCLTVLVMLCGALGDAAGRGIKCGGVLSAPSGNFSSPNFPGPYPYETECTWLIVVAEGSSVLLSFSHFELEYHAACAYDYLQVYNGAARDRGNLLGTFCGRSPPPPFSSAWHVMAVVFRSDRHVAKRGFAAAYRKDACGGQLTGLSGEITSPRYPESYPNNAECRWSIGGAGGSGPLTLVFAEFQLEGGHSCGFDYVALFDGPTATAPHLGRYCGSARPPRTISSAPHLFILFKSDFNIGGRGFKAHFYSGECQEVFTTVKGNFSSPRYPNSYPNNLKCQWSIQLPPGYRVKVFFLDMELEGRSSLTGSCDYDHLAAFDGGAENGSLLGRWCGRESLAPVTSRSNQLLLVLHTDRNTAKRGFSIAYVGVVPINVSCTRTDFHIQIPVQSLAQLERNRIYLGTPSCAAQVVGRNFKIHTRFDTCGTESQKRNNTSVIVSTLYIDFSAGKQEDIHQYEVQCEPKRKEASVTLIAGPDPSRLSQAENLVDAQQREGGATDTREIKSQDTSDIVFISICILAGLLMVIAVVGLVLL